TCGTGATGGCCATGGTGATCGTGATCGTGGTGGCTGCTCATCGGAAATTCTCCTGTTGTTTTTGCGTTATCGTTACCCTATATTCAATAAATTATTTGAGTCAAGGACATTATGGGAAAAGCGCGTCAGCAGGCAAGAAAGAAACGGGTTTCCGTTCTGTGGTTTTTGATTCCGGCGGCGTTTATGGGAACCGCCGCCGGAATATACTTTTCTCTGGCTCACGACCTGCCCCAGATTCGCGCTCTGGAGGACTTTAACCCCTCCGGCGTGACAAGGGTTTACGCCGCCGACAACACCCTTCTGGCGGAACTGTATATTGAAAAAAGGGATCCGATACCTTATGAACAGATACCGCCGATGCTTATTGCCGCTCTGCTGGCCACTGAAGACCATCGTTTTTTTTCCCACAGCGGTATTGACCTTAAAGGGATTTTCCGGGCCGGTATAAGAGACCTTCGCGTCGGAGAATTTGTCGAAGGCGGCAGCACCATTACTCAGCAGCTGGCCAAAACGCTGTTCCTGACCCACAAGAAAGATATTCAGCGCAAGATCAAAGAGGTCATTCTGGCTTTTCAGCTGGAGCGCCGTTACACCAAAGAGCAAATACTGGAACTGTATCTGAACCAGGTGTACCTGGGCAGCGGCGCCTACGGCGTGAAAGCGGCGGCGGAGAAGTTCTTCAACAAACCCCCCGACCAGCTGACGGTCGCCGAGTGCGCCCTGATCGCGGGTATGCCTAAAATGCCGTCCCGGTATTCCCCCCTGGCCAACAAAGATCTGGCCATTGCCCGGCGAAACACGGTTTTGCGTCAAATGCTGCGTTATAACATCATCAGCCGTCAAGAGTACGAAAGCTACAGCCGTGAACCGCTGGTTACCCAGGCTTCCTCCCGGAGCACAACCGGGGCACCGTATTTTATTGAGCATATCAAATCTTTCCTGGAAGACATCGTGGGGGCAGGACCGTTATACCGGGGCCGGCTTTCCGTCTACACCACCCTGTCAGGTTCATTGCAGCAGGCCGCGGAAAACGCGGTCAGCCAGGGGCTGGCGACCCTGGGAGAACGGATGAGCAAAAAGCAGCTGCCCGGGACTCCCCAGGGGGCACTGGTCGCGCTGGATGTGAAAACCGGGGGGGTTCTCGCCATGGTGGGGGGAAAGAATTTCCAGGAGTCACCGTTTAACCGGGCCACCATGGCCAGACGTCAACCCGGATCATCATTCAAGCCGATTCTTTACGCCTATGCCGTCGGACACGGCTTTACGCCGCTGACCCCTATTCTGAACACCCCGGCGGTGTTTCCCGGCGCGACCAAGGACCTGTTCTGGAAACCCGAAAACTTTTCAAAAAAGTATTCCGGTGAAGTGACCCTGCGCGAG
This genomic stretch from Thermodesulfobacteriota bacterium harbors:
- a CDS encoding penicillin-binding protein 1A, producing the protein MGKARQQARKKRVSVLWFLIPAAFMGTAAGIYFSLAHDLPQIRALEDFNPSGVTRVYAADNTLLAELYIEKRDPIPYEQIPPMLIAALLATEDHRFFSHSGIDLKGIFRAGIRDLRVGEFVEGGSTITQQLAKTLFLTHKKDIQRKIKEVILAFQLERRYTKEQILELYLNQVYLGSGAYGVKAAAEKFFNKPPDQLTVAECALIAGMPKMPSRYSPLANKDLAIARRNTVLRQMLRYNIISRQEYESYSREPLVTQASSRSTTGAPYFIEHIKSFLEDIVGAGPLYRGRLSVYTTLSGSLQQAAENAVSQGLATLGERMSKKQLPGTPQGALVALDVKTGGVLAMVGGKNFQESPFNRATMARRQPGSSFKPILYAYAVGHGFTPLTPILNTPAVFPGATKDLFWKPENFSKKYSGEVTLREALVHSQNIPAARVMNRLGPAPVVDFAAKMGISSPLAPYLSLALGASEITLLEMTSAYAVFPRMGSLIKPYGVNRIVDSKGRLLWQAKPVSERVMPAEDAAIMTDMLQAVIQEGTGRSARDIPCPLAGKTGTTDSCKDALFIGYSKNIATGVWTGTDNYLTLGRDETGAMAALPIWKSFMTEAVALTGCEVFETPEGLTRVWFDPDTGERLPVGAGVSALIKKEPPADNIE